In the genome of Labeo rohita strain BAU-BD-2019 chromosome 2, IGBB_LRoh.1.0, whole genome shotgun sequence, the window gcaaaaaaatctaaatattgagaaaatcgtctttaaatttgtccaaatgaagtccttgcgatgcatattaccaatcaaaaataaagttttaatatatttacggtaggaaatgtacaaaatatcttcatggaacatgatctttacttaatatcctaatgctttttttagcataaaagaaaaatcgataatgttgacccatacaatgtatttttggctattgctacaaatatacccgtgttaAGAATGgatttgtggtccggggtcacatatgtaaacacacactctgtcgttcaaaagtttggcatTCGtaagatttaaatgtttttttaaaaagtattttctgctcatcaatgctgtgtttatttgattaaaaatacagaacaaacataatattgtgaaatattattgcaacttaaaatagtggatttttatgttaatatataaaaatatgtaaaataatatattattcctaagatgcaaagctgaattttcagcatcattacttcaatcTTTAGTGTCAAATGAtttttcataaatcattctaatatgctgatttattatcaatgttcaaaactgtgatacatttttctgaatttttttttttttggatgaataaaacattaaaaagaacagcatttatttaaaatagaaatcttttgtaacttttgttcaaagtttagggtcagtacattttttctttctttctttctttgaaagaaattaatactttttttcagcaaggatgtgttaaattgattcaaAAAAGTGatacttacattgttagaaaatatttctattttgaattaatgcttttatactttatatgaactttatatactttatatatctatatctttttaacttttaattcatcaatcagcatattagaatgatttctgaaggattatgtgacactgaactgactggagtaatggctgatgaaaattcagcattgcatcaaataaataaattatagtttaaagtataataaaatagaaaactgttatttccaagtgcaataatatttaataattttactgtatttttctgtatttttgaactttgatgagcataggagacttctttaaaaacattaaaaatcttacagccAAAATCCCAAACTcctgaacagcagtgtatgaAAGTATAGTCataataaaatactactaaaaaCACACTGCTCACCTTaagttttgtctgtgtatgatGCCATTGCAGTCAACACTGCCTAGGGACCCTGTGAATTGGAACACAgcaattattttttcaattccATTTGGTGCCGTTTACGGCCAAGAAATTGCACACTTCACATTGATAACGTCACCACCAAGGGGGAAAATTGGATTTCCAAAGAGAAATCTTGagaggaaataaaataatagtataaaagaataattttaatTCTTATTGGTCTGTTAAATGACTACGGTGTTCGTCTTGACAATGCGTAAATGTCATGAAACCAGCGCCAAGCACCACTCAACCTTTGCAAAAATGGCTCCATGACATCATAAAAACAGATTCTCAGTGTCATAGATAATCAGAATGATACAAGTTAACAATAGTTATATGTACGTCAGAGTGTAATTCTAGGAAACATTTCCTCATCCATTGTGAGTTTTAATTAACAGATCATACAAATCATACTTAGAAATGCTCTTGACTACTATTACATCAGAAAAGGGAGAAAAGCCAAGCTGATAAAACTAATGAAGATGGGTGGCAAAACACATAAAAGAACTGAGATCTCTTTAATATAGCAACTGTTTCTCCCAGACAGCACGAAATTAAATGAAGAGCAAGTTAAGCCTCTTGCTTATGGTATTTGCTTCTCAGCAAACTGTCCTAAACTGAGCTCACACATGAAAACTAATGTTTCACAGATCTCAGAATGAATTATTTCTCATCAAATGATATACTGCTACCACAATCATTTTTACTGCATGTCAACAACTGCCTCATTTGTTTCTGCCAAAGGCATTTTGGAAAAAAGATTCTTAAATGAAACCTTGGAGCCatgcaatttaataaaataaacaaaaacaccccctttattaaatattctttttcttgTTTATCTATTTTCTCTTTGCATATTATCTAAAGACTGTTGTACACTGCGTCCTCCTTTGCTTGCATGAATAGTTTCTGGGTTTTTTCTTGTTGCTACTGATCAGACTCAGGTTTATGTGAGGCATCTATGAGCTATTTTCATTATTAGCGCTGAGAAATATTACATGCAAACAGTGGCCAATTAGAGCGGGTATGAACTGCAGAGACGAGCCCCCCCACTGAGGACAGTCTCTTAGCGCTCACATACTGCACTGGTACGACAGCAATAAAGCCAAAAGAATACATGGCAACAACACATCTGAACTCCAGAGAGGGGTCTTAAAAGCAAAGGATTAGCTTTCCGCACCAATGCGCTTTCATCATTTGTACATGCGCAAGTTTAATGATGAATCTGAATGTAGACGACTAACGAAGACCATTTAAAGCTGAGCCGTGACTCACGCTCTTTACAATAATGCAATGCATCGAGAATTTAAGCCATGTAGATGGAGAACAGCACTGAAAAGGCTTGAATGATCAATGCATTTTCAGTAGCCTAGGTGACACACatcattacatttctaaacaatgcatttcttttttagttTACATAACAAatgaaatgacttaaaatgactttttaaaatttggtGTTAGTTAGAATAGAAGATTTCTTCATACTATTTTCTCACTGTTAAAactatcttaaaggagaagtctacttccacaataaaaatgtacagataatgtactcacccccttgtcatccaagatgttcatttctttctttctttcttcagtcgtaaagaaatcaagttttttgaggataacatttcaggatttttctctatataatggactgatatataATGGACTCTATATAATGAaccttcaaacaatcccaaatgcagttgtaaacgattccagccgaggaagaagggtcttatctagcaaaacgatcggttattttaatttaaaaaatacaatttataggggacatcggatgctaagttcactttttcatgccgtttgaacattaatgtgtgttggcagtgtatgtacaaatctaccctataatgatgaaaatccatgcagtggtttttaattaatctgtaaaaataatatcacctttttcaaatcgagccactctaagatgcctgtcgttgttgcgtcacacccatagaggccgctcccacaatagttgattgacatgagtgtcttacctcagatcagttgtaacagtccaaccgcCATGTTTTGATGTCGGAGCAGGGAGAACAGAACTGatcgattgaggtgttgtgttgctggatgtaataatgaacatagtggtcgtcatttactctcgacatctgagctgctgaagatgcagtggattacgtttgtttgtgtaGCGCCCTCTTCAGGTATTAGGTATATCTACCTGCTTGAACTGTTGACGCTAAACCCGGATTCTTTTAATTGTGTCTCTCGACGTGATTTTACTTAAATCAAATATGGCCCTACGTTTATGATGCTACTAATAAAGTGCAACTTGGATCTCTGTAAATTACTTTCCACAAATATTAGCTACCCCTCGGCACTATTTGAGTGACCACGCAACGtagcaaaaatatacaaatttattcCAAAGGAAATAAACAGAAGGAATCAAGGACAAATCAAAGtctcataaataaatgttttccttCAAATATAGCGCTTGTGTGACTCTTTTTCCtcttttacacaaacacacccaaAGGGTTAAAGTTCTTCACAGATATCAAGATGGAGTTCTTCACTGAATCACACTTCCGAATTAAACTAGTTATTTTCTCTTCAGAAGTACAAATCTGACTCCAATAAGTGTAAACCAATATAACAGTGTACTTTGGAAGACTTAAGATAGAAataaagtatgtaaataaactTTAGATTTTGTTAGAAATACAAATGTTACCTTTTCCTGATGTACTCTAAATGAATCACAGTATTAAACCACCATACTGTTCAGAAATTGAAAACCATCCTAATGTGGGCCCACCTCactcgctcacacacacacacaacacaaaccCCCCGTTGCAGGCCTGAAACGTCGCTGGAGTGCGTTGAGGCCGAGTGAAACGTAAAATGGCCGCTTCGCTCTCTAAgagcacaaataaacaaacaaatgtaccTGAATAAACTTGAAAGAATTCAAAGATCCCGTCACCAGTCACATCGGTCCATGTGGAGGCTGTGATCCGTCAGCAAACTCCGTGACACTCCCACGAAGCCAGAGGAACTCCTAACCACTCGGCAATTAGGAGCGCTATCTGGATTTCCTCAATGCACTTCCCAGTCGATGCAGCAAACGTCTTTGGCGATCGCTCATCATCACCTACAACTCTCGTACGGGCGCTGATTTAAGTGGGGGACCTGAGTTAAGTTTCTCACCAGCAAAGCACGTTAGCCCCGTTTACTGTAAAGACGATCAAGTGTTAAACCGGCATTTCTTCTGAATCGCGTCGCGTTGACTTCTCTGTGGCATCGTGTTGACTTCACAACAGAATACTCCACTGGTTAACACTCAAACAATACAGTTCTGACAACAGTTTTCACACATAAAGTGACGCATTTTCTGTTCTCATGCCGACAACATCACCTACGCACTTCTTTTTCCGACTCGCTTCTCTCTGTTGACTGACAACCTCACTCCCCAATCACAGTTGCATTACTTGACCTTAGGCGGGATTAAGTCATTTTTGAAccaataacattaaattaaacacagCTTAGTGACACAAACATGTCTAAACAGAACCCTTTTTCCCCTATAGAAACACTTTtgtcacaagaaaaaaataaataataacataaatacaaataaatatgataatgaaaatgtgaataaattaaaataatcaaatatattatagaaatcGAAACTAACCCAGGGTTACATCCTCCCCCATCTGTAATTCTCATGTCCCCATGAGTATACCCttcttaaatattaataatgagtCTGTTCTCAGAGTCTGTGCTTATTCTAGTGCATCTGGAACATTTAGGTAAAGAGGAGTTTTCTGGAGGACAAAGTTCAATCTTTGAGGAATTTGGCAGATGGATGACTATCcctctgtgtacaactgttatgGGTCTTTCACTGGGTTGGCCCAGTTCATCATAGCTTAACTTAGACACAGGTTTCCTCTGCCTTTTCGGACGCTGCACCGGTTCGGCCTCCAAGTCTGACACAGTCCTAGAGCTTTTCTCTTCCCCTTCTGAAATTCGCTCTTCTTCCCAGTCTACAACTGGGTGTATATTTTCTCTGGAATCTTCACTTTCTTGGGTTTCCCCTATCACTTCCTCTTCTCCCGAACACTGAGATTCACTGTCTGTGTGGACAGTTACTTCATTCTCTTTAACTTCAAGCTTTTGCTGGAGATCAGGAATTAACTGTGTCCATTGCCTAGACCAGTCTGGAGAATAGTACCCATAACTTTCATGTTCACTTTCGGAAGAACTATCTGCCATTTCAGAGGGTTCCAAGGTTCTTTTCTCTCTCCTTGCAGCTCTAGATCTGGTTACTGGCCGTTGAGGAACCTCTTGTCTCTCACCAGACTTTGGCATTCTTACGAATTCTCCTACAGGTAAGAGATGATCTCTGTGCATTGTCCGGACTCCCCCTGTTCCTTTCTCAGGTTTGAGTTTGTAGACAGGTAAGTTGTCAAGCTTTTCCAGAACGATGTACAGGGTCGAATTCCACCTATCCTCCAGCTTGTGCTTTCCAGTGAAACTGAGATTTCGAATTAGCACACGGTCCCCAGGCTCTAGACTCTGGTATTTCACCTTTTGATCATAGAGACGTTTGTTCCGCTGATGATTTTTTAGTGCGGTTTCAGAAGCTAGTCGATAGGCTTTCTGAAGATCTGTCTTCAGGTTTTCAACATACCTCTGGTATGACTGTCCTTCTCCGCCTCCTGAAGAAGTACCAAAGCACACATCAATTGGCAAGCGGGCTTCTCTCCCAAATAAGAGAAAATAGGGCGAGTACCCTGTAGCCTCATTTTTAGTACAATTGTACGCATGTACTAATTTGCTGATGTGCTGACTCCACTTGTGTTTTTCTGCAGCGTCCAAAGTACCCAACATGGAGAGCAGTGTCCTATTAAATCGTTCAGGCTGTGGGTCTCCCTGAGGGTGGTAAGGTGTTGTCCTTGACTTCTTTATGCCTAGCATGCCCAAGAGTTCTTTTATAAGCCTACTTTCAAAGTCTCTGCCCTGATCCGAATGTATACGGGCTGGCAGTCCGTAATACACAAAGAACTTCTCCCAGAGAATCTTCGCAACAGTCACTGCTTTTTGATCCTTAGCAGGGTAGGCTTGAGCATAGCGCGTAAAGTGGTCAGTGACGACCAGGACATTAGCAACACCTTTAGAATCTGGCTCTATTGACAGGAAGTCAATACAAATTAATTCCATCGGCCCGCTACTAGTGATGTTACTCAGGGGAGCACGTTTCAGAGGCAATGTCTTTCTCGCCATACATCTTCCACAGCTTTTGACATACTTTTCCACCTGGGAAGTCATTTGAGGCCAGTAAAACCTGTCCTTCACAAGTTCTGTGGTCCGCTCGATCCCTAGATGTCCTGCATCATCATGTAAGGAATACATCACTTGCTGATGGAACTGTTGAGGTAAAACAAGCTGCTTCCTTTCCTTACCACAGGAACGTTTAGATATTCGGTACAGTAGCTCATTCTGGATTACCAACTTAGAATCTTGCCGTAGCAAAAGAGCCATTTGTGGACTAGAACTTGTACCAGCTGTAAGTACCTTTCCCTCCTCCATAGCCAGCTTTACTGGTCCAATGTCTGGATCTTTGTCTTGTGCCAACTTGAGGTCAGTATGTGTCAGCTGTTTGAGATTCCCTAGTTCAAGCTGGGTAATGCATGCATAAATGGGTGGAACAATAGTAGAATGGGCTCCCAACTGATCAACCAGTCTGGTAGAGAACTCCTCATTGTTGCTTATCACCATCTGACAGATTGCTTTCACTCCTGACTGTGGTATCTCTGTCCATTCCTCTGATGACCCCCCATCCAAAGGGTAACGCGACAACACGTCGGCATCAACGTTATGACGTCCTGGCTTATATTGGAGACTGAAATCATACGTAGCCAGTGCTGCCAGCCAACGATGTCCTGTTGCATTAAGCTTAGCTGTACTGAGGACATACGTGAGCGGATTATTGTCAGTTCTTACTATAAATTTCACCCCATAAAGATAGTCATGAAATTTATCTACTACCGCCCACTTCAGTGCCAAGAACTCCATTTGGTGAGTTGGATATCTTTGCTCTGTGGCACTCAGTTTCCTACTAGCATACGCAACTGGCCGGAGACCCTCTGGATACTCTTGGTTTAGTACGGCTCCTAAGCCATTTTGGCTTGCGTCCACATGTAGGATATAGGTCTTAGTAGGGTCAGCGAATGCCAGGACAGGGGCATGAGTGAGGCAGTGGATAATGGTTTTAAAGGCTTCAATACAATCTTTGCTCCACCGCTCACCAAATGGTTCGGACTCTTTGAAATACTTTCCCTCAGTGGTGCCCTTTTCACCCCCTTTGGCTGGCGGATACCCTTTTGTAAGTTCTGTCAGGGGTCGCACAATTGCAGAGTAATTTTTGACAAACCGCCGATAGAACCCACAGAATCCAAGGAATGATCTCAAAGCCTTAACATCTGTGGGTATCTTCCACTTAGCAACGGCTGCTATTTTCTCTGGGTCAGGAGCAACACCCTTAGAGGAGACAATATGGCCCACATATTTGACTTGTGACATACAGAGCTGGCACTTGTCAAGGGAGATTTTCAAACCATACTCCTCCAAGCGGTCTAAGACTTTCAGAAGCCTCTGTTCATGTTCTTCAAGAGTGGACCCAAAAACAATAATGTCATCAAGATACACAATCACTTCTAAAAGGTGCATGTCCCCCACTGCACGCTCCATTAGTCTTTGGAATGTCGCAGGCGCTCCACTAACTCCCTGTGGCATCCTTTCAAACTCATAGAATCCTAAGGGACATATAAAGCCAGTCTTCTCCTTATCCTCGTCGGCCATGGCTATCTGGTAATAGCCACTCCGAAGATCCAAGACTGAAAACCACCTGCTTCCTGCAAGACAGTCCAACGCGTCATCTATACGTGGGGTAGTGTATTGATCTGGCAGTGTTCGGCTGTTTAGTGTACGATAATCAATACACATGCGTATTGCTCCACTCTTTTTACGAACAATCACAATTGGGGAAGCGTAAGGACTACGGGACTCCTTGATAATTCCTGCAGCTAATAGATCTTTGAGATGTCGGCGGACATCGTCAATATCAGCTGGAGCGATACGTCGAGATCTCTCTCTAAATGGTTTAGAGTCACTCAAACGAATGTGATGCTTAACGTCCTTTGCTAGCCCCACATCCCATTCCTCAACAGAAAAGACATTACCTCTTTCACACAGCTTCTGACGGAGTCGATCTTCCCACTGTTTTGGAATTTCCGACTTGCTGAAATCAAACAGCTTTGGATCAATCCTCTTGGGTTTTGTTGGGACATCAGATGCTGCTGTCACCGTATCGGTGGGAAACACATGAGCGATGACTGTTCCAACTGGGATGGTTATTTCTTTACATGTCTCATTCTTAATCAGCACTCTGACTTTGTTTTCCTCCACAGCAGACGAGGGAAGTACAACTGGTAGAATGAACAGTCCAGCAGGCAGTGTATCATCTGAAGGGGATTCTACCACAAGAATTTCCTTCTCCAATGGTTGCTGTGACTCGACTGTACAAACCGCACACATTTCCCCTCTTGATGGTATGATGCAGGCATCTGGCCCAGCCCACTTCACTTCTCCAGCAGGCATGTCAACAGCTTTCTCCTTCACAAGTTTTGTGGGTGATATTACTTCTGCATTGTGAAGTTGAATTCTTAAAGCATGGGCTACATCTGTCTCAGGACCAGCGGTGTTAAGTCCAATCAAGCGTTGGAAAAAACTTGCGTTTGTCCCAATGATCACTGGCACTTGTTCAGGGCCCTCAGGTTCAGGACAAACCAGTGCAAGGATGGAAACACTCTCTTCCACACCCATGACAGAAGCTGGAAAGGAAACATCTACCAAAACATAACCCTTGTAGGGGTAACTGGCTGTACTAAGGCCCCAAATGGACAGGCCGGAAAGAGGCTGAATGGGTACTGAAGACAGATTTTTAGAGTACCATGAGTCAAAGATGATAGTAACCTGAGACCCACTGTCTAGTAAGGCTTCACAGGACTGTCCATTGATCTTCATAGTGATTGTCAGAGCCGGACCCACCAACCCTGCAGGAAGACTACTCTTCTCAACCACAACTGTCTGGCTTTTCCGGGAGAAACTAGCTTTACCCCCTGACTGTTTACCACTCTCATCCATTTTTCCACTTCTGGCCTTTCGTAATGATCGCACAAGCTTCTGTATCACCAGACTGTAATTCTCAGTAGCTTTGCACCTTGGAGCGATGTGGCCATCTTCCCCACATTTGTAACAGAAATAATCATCTTTAGTCATTTCAAGTCTGGGTTTTGTAGAAGTAACAGCCTGCTCAGGTGGTGGTTCTTTTGATGACTGGAATGATTGTCTGACACTCAGTGAAGCCAGCTGCTCTTCTAGTCTTTGTACTTGCCTCCTTAGTGAGAGTACTTCCGGGTCTGCTAGTGTGTCACCTCCTCTCCTACTTGGTTCAGGCTTTGACTCCAACATCACCTTTGACACAGGTACTTTAGGACCCTCTGTTACTTTTGTCCGCAGCTCTTGGATTTCAGCCTTCAACTCTCTCACCGCAGCCAAACCAGAGAGTTTCAATCGTGGTCGAGGGACGGGTTTTGCAGTGGCACCCAGACTATATCTAGCTGCTTCACTTTCTTCAGCCTCTCTTATCTCATTTAGGAGCGTTAAGAATGTAGGTGGATTCTCTCGTCTTTCCCTCAATCTCAACTGAAGCAACAGCAAGTCGGATTCAACAGCTCCTCGAATTAGCTGTTCAACTCTTGTTCTATCGACATTGTTCCCAGGCAACCCACCTTTCTGCCCTACTCTTGTTAGAGATTTTTCCATTCTCTTCAAGAAATCAGAAAGAGCTTCACCAGGATTCTGCCTCAACAATCTGaaagcaaaatataaatcttctcCTGATTCAGGAGTTCCAAAAGCACCATCCAGAGCTTCAAGATACTGAAGAGAAGTTGCATCAGGATTAGAAAATCTGACAGCCTTCACAACATCTAGGGCTGAACCCTTTAGGCTTTCAATGATACGTCGACGCTTCTCCTTCTCTGAGCATTCACACTCCATAACCATCATTCTGGCTTGATCCATCCAGGTCTCCAAAGCTTCTTCCCCTGTTGGAATAGGAACAGTACCTGAAAAGCTTCTCAAGCGTCGGTATGCACTTCCATCACTGACAGGTTTTGAGGTCTTTTCCAGCAGCTCACCTACCGCACGGATTATTGCTTCTGGGGACCCTGCATTGGAACTGGGTGAAGAAAACATAGCTTGAAGATCAGAGATAGACTTTCCCTCCTGTACTAACAGATTTGATAGTTTCTCAGCAAACCCAGCAGGTGGTGACTCAGCACTTTTTGCTGCAACCATCTTCCAAGGCTTCCCGCCCCCTTCAGGAATTACGTCTACAGGCAGTCGAGAAGGATCAACCACTTCTTTACACTCACATAGCACAAGTAGAAACCCTGGAGTTGGCCCTTCTTTATAATCCCTGACTCTCACTCTTCCCAAAGCTTTGACTTTTTGGACAGTTTCCTCAATGTGTGCCACCTCCAAATCTGCGGGCACTCCCAACAGTAACACTGCATGTTTCTGATCAACTATTGCTTTCTGACACCAACTGTCAAGTTCAGCTTGTAAGAAAGAATCAGCAGCATCCATTTTCCCTGACTCATCAGCTTTCCTGCAAGCAGAATATCTTCTTGGCACTTTACAGATTTTGCAGCAGCATAACAGTAAGGATcatcccggacgagcccccacTTTATGTAGCGCCCTCTTCAGGTATTAGGTATATCTACCTGCTTGAACTGTTGACGCTAAACCCGGATTCTTTTAATTGTGTCTCTCGACGTGATTTTACTTAAATCAAATATGGCCCTACGTTTATGATGCTACTAATAAAGTGCAACTTGGATCTCTGTAAATTACTTTCCACAAATATTAGCTACCCCTCGGCACTATTTGAGTGACCACGCAACGtagcaaaaatatacaaatttattcCAAAGGAAATAAACAGAAGGAATCAAGGACAAATCAAAGtctcataaataaatgttttccttCAAATATAGCGCTTGTGTGACTCTTTTTCCtcttttacacaaacacacccaaAGGGTTAAAGTTCTTCACAGATATCAAGATGGAGTTCTTCACTGAATCACACTTCCGAATTAAACTAGTTATTTTCTCTTCAGAAGTACAAATCTGACTCCAATAAGTGTAAACCAATATAACAGTGTACTTTGGAAGACTTAAGATAGAAataaagtatgtaaataaactTTAGATTTTGTTAGAAATACAAATGTTACCTTTTCCTGATGTACTCTAAATGAATCACAGTATTAAACCACCATACTGTTCAGAAATTGAAAACCATCCTAATGTGGGCCCACCTCactcgctcacacacacacacaacacaaaccCCCCGTTGCAGGCCTGAAACGTCGCTGGAGTGCGTTGAGGCCGAGTGAAACGTAAAATGGCCGCTTCGCTCTCTAAgagcacaaataaacaaacaaatgtaccTGAATAAACTTGAAAGAATTCAAAGATCCCGTCACCAGTCACATCGGTCCATGTGGAGGCTGTGATCCGTCAGCAAACTCCGTGACACTCCCACGAAGCCAGAGGAACTCCTAACCACTCGGCAATTAGGAGCGCTATCTGGATTTCCTCAATGCACTTCCCAGTCGATGCAGCAAACGTCTTTGGCGATCGCTCCGATCACCTACAACTCTCGTACGGGCGCTGATTTAAGTGGGGAACCTGAGTTAAGTTTCTCACCAGCAAAGCACGTTAGCCCCGTTTACTGTAAAGACGATCAAGTGTTAAACCGGCATTTCTTCTGAATCGCGTCGCGTTGACTTCTCTGTGGCATCGTGTTGACTTCACAACAGAATACTCCACTGGTTAACACTCAAACAATACAGTTCTGACAACAGTTTTCACACATAAAGTGACGCATTTTCTGTTCTCATGCCGACAACATCACCTACGCACTTCTTTTTCCGACTCGCTTCTCTCTGTTGACTGACAACCTCACTCCCCAATCACAGTTGCATTACTTGACCTTAGGCGGGATTAAGTCATTTTTGAAccaataacattaaattaaacacagCTTAGTGACACAAACATGTCTAAACAGAACCCTTTTTCCCCTATAGAAACACTTTtgtcacaagaaaaaaataaataataacataaatacaaataaatatgataatgaaaatgtgaataaattaaaataatcaaatatattatagaaatcGAAACTAACCCAGGGTTAcatttgtgaagggaatgcacctcctgatctacatatatccgtctatgttcgcacgaatcattcgtgattcagCTTCATTTAcggcagaagtgagtataaggagttttttatgaatctttgcgatcatctttcctaataatgtgctactcagcaagtttagcagctaaatgcggctaaagtaaacaggatcgtcactccacagagagaagagaggggcggggcgagcagagctcatttgcatttaaagcaacctcgaccagaatgagatgatttttgcagagctgattttgacaaggtaaaaagggtgttgttttacacaaccattgagaatttttaacccaagtatattatagacttttcattaagaccctaaagaatcatatacaacttgtggaaaatgggcatccgacgatccctttaaaatacttttgaaactttttaatgtcttgctctgcctgaacactgtgtattctggctcaggacagttagagtatgttgaaaaaatcgttgcagaagtaccgacccagtctatgcaaagtaaacatgtGTAACGAGTGGGGCGGGGTCGAGAGCCGTGGGAACGGAACGATTATTAAAGTGCTTAAATGTTCGCCGGTTCCCGCCTCCTTCTTCCCGGGTTTCGGCACCAATGTAACTCAGTTCGTAAAACATTTAagcactttaataataaaatacacaaacacaaaagtaaagcgGCAGCCCCTCACGGACGACtgccacacacaaaacaaacatgaagtcTAGGTCTGGTCCTCTCTCGTCTTCCACTGTCGTCGCTCCTCCTTTTATCCTTCCGGAGCTCCTCTGTGGGACTCGAGATCGGTGAGTGGCGCAGGTATcgctcattattattatactcCACCGGCCTCGTTCCGTTCCCACAGCTCTCGGCCCCACCCCACTCATTACAACAtgaaaagaagatcaaacacccttaacaaaaaaggtaaaacagtgatatagggcaattttgaagttgagggagaacatgagatgggagtttttgaacataccctaactgtcatgaaccagaaaacaGAGTAGGACAAGaggagcgtttgacattaaaaagtatataaattgtattatttttatgatcgtctcgctagataag includes:
- the LOC127176457 gene encoding retrovirus-related Pol polyprotein from transposon 412 produces the protein MDAADSFLQAELDSWCQKAIVDQKHAVLLLGVPADLEVAHIEETVQKVKALGRVRVRDYKEGPTPGFLLVLCECKEVVDPSRLPVDVIPEGGGKPWKMVAAKSAESPPAGFAEKLSNLLVQEGKSISDLQAMFSSPSSNAGSPEAIIRAVGELLEKTSKPVSDGSAYRRLRSFSGTVPIPTGEEALETWMDQARMMVMECECSEKEKRRRIIESLKGSALDVVKAVRFSNPDATSLQYLEALDGAFGTPESGEDLYFAFRLLRQNPGEALSDFLKRMEKSLTRVGQKGGLPGNNVDRTRVEQLIRGAVESDLLLLQLRLRERRENPPTFLTLLNEIREAEESEAARYSLGATAKPVPRPRLKLSGLAAVRELKAEIQELRTKVTEGPKVPVSKVMLESKPEPSRRGGDTLADPEVLSLRRQVQRLEEQLASLSVRQSFQSSKEPPPEQAVTSTKPRLEMTKDDYFCYKCGEDGHIAPRCKATENYSLVIQKLVRSLRKARSGKMDESGKQSGGKASFSRKSQTVVVEKSSLPAGLVGPALTITMKINGQSCEALLDSGSQVTIIFDSWYSKNLSSVPIQPLSGLSIWGLSTASYPYKGYVLVDVSFPASVMGVEESVSILALVCPEPEGPEQVPVIIGTNASFFQRLIGLNTAGPETDVAHALRIQLHNAEVISPTKLVKEKAVDMPAGEVKWAGPDACIIPSRGEMCAVCTVESQQPLEKEILVVESPSDDTLPAGLFILPVVLPSSAVEENKVRVLIKNETCKEITIPVGTVIAHVFPTDTVTAASDVPTKPKRIDPKLFDFSKSEIPKQWEDRLRQKLCERGNVFSVEEWDVGLAKDVKHHIRLSDSKPFRERSRRIAPADIDDVRRHLKDLLAAGIIKESRSPYASPIVIVRKKSGAIRMCIDYRTLNSRTLPDQYTTPRIDDALDCLAGSRWFSVLDLRSGYYQIAMADEDKEKTGFICPLGFYEFERMPQGVSGAPATFQRLMERAVGDMHLLEVIVYLDDIIVFGSTLEEHEQRLLKVLDRLEEYGLKISLDKCQLCMSQVKYVGHIVSSKGVAPDPEKIAAVAKWKIPTDVKALRSFLGFCGFYRRFVKNYSAIVRPLTELTKGYPPAKGGEKGTTEGKYFKESEPFGERWSKDCIEAFKTIIHCLTHAPVLAFADPTKTYILHVDASQNGLGAVLNQEYPEGLRPVAYASRKLSATEQRYPTHQMEFLALKWAVVDKFHDYLYGVKFIVRTDNNPLTYVLSTAKLNATGHRWLAALATYDFSLQYKPGRHNVDADVLSRYPLDGGSSEEWTEIPQSGVKAICQMVISNNEEFSTRLVDQLGAHSTIVPPIYACITQLELGNLKQLTHTDLKLAQDKDPDIGPVKLAMEEGKVLTAGTSSSPQMALLLRQDSKLVIQNELLYRISKRSCGKERKQLVLPQQFHQQVMYSLHDDAGHLGIERTTELVKDRFYWPQMTSQVEKYVKSCGRCMARKTLPLKRAPLSNITSSGPMELICIDFLSIEPDSKGVANVLVVTDHFTRYAQAYPAKDQKAVTVAKILWEKFFVYYGLPARIHSDQGRDFESRLIKELLGMLGIKKSRTTPYHPQGDPQPERFNRTLLSMLGTLDAAEKHKWSQHISKLVHAYNCTKNEATGYSPYFLLFGREARLPIDVCFGTSSGGGEGQSYQRYVENLKTDLQKAYRLASETALKNHQRNKRLYDQKVKYQSLEPGDRVLIRNLSFTGKHKLEDRWNSTLYIVLEKLDNLPVYKLKPEKGTGGVRTMHRDHLLPVGEFVRMPKSGERQEVPQRPVTRSRAARREKRTLEPSEMADSSSESEHESYGYYSPDWSRQWTQLIPDLQQKLEVKENEVTVHTDSESQCSGEEEVIGETQESEDSRENIHPVVDWEEERISEGEEKSSRTVSDLEAEPVQRPKRQRKPVSKLSYDELGQPSERPITVVHRGIVIHLPNSSKIELCPPENSSLPKCSRCTRISTDSENRLIINI